CGGGAAGCGGAAAAATTGATCGCCACCGGCTTTAAAGAAATTGTTTTGACAGGCATTCATCTTGGCGCTTATGGCCGCGATATGGGCGATGGCCTGGAACTGGCCGATGCCGTAGAGACGGTGCTTAGTGTTGCGGGGTTGGTGCGTCTGCGTCTAAGTTCGCTCGAATCAGTCGAAGTTTCCGATCGGCTTGTCGCGCTGATGCGCCGTGATGCTAAGTTGTGTCCGCATCTGCATCTGCCGCTGCAAGCAGGTGATGACCATGTACTAAGCCAAATGAACCGGCACTATACGACCGAAGAATATAGCCGCTTGGTAGGCGACATTCGCCGCCGGGTGCCGGACCTTGCCGTTACCACCGATGTTATCGTCGGTTTTCCCGGGGAAACGCCGACAATGTTTGCTAACTCGCTGGCCTTTGTCGAGCGTATGGCTTTTGCCAAAGTTCACATTTTTCCCTATTCGCGGCGTAGCGGCACGCCGGCTGCCACTTATCCCAACCAGGTACCGGAAGAAGAAAAAAAGCGGCGCGTCCGGGAAATGCAGCGGGTGGCCGAAAAGGGGGCGGCTGCCTTTCTCGCCGCCTTTGTCGGCCGTGAGATGGAGGTGCTGTTCGAGACGGCTAATGACGGTGTTCTTGATGGGCTTACGGGAAACTACATACGGGTGTATACCCGCGGCGGCGTGGACTTGGTGGGTACGCTGGGCGTCGTTCGTTTAGAGAAACCGTACAAAGACGGATTATGGGGTACACTGCTGGCGTAAAATTTTATTAGCGCTGACAGTTTTGGCAGGATAATGCAGGAATAAGCAGAATATTTTTGAATACGGGTGTAAAATCTACTGTTGATTGCGACTCATTTTTCAGCGAGAGGAGGTGCATTATGCAGCAGGACTGTATTTTTTGCAAAATTGCCCAAAAAGAGGTGCCGGTGCAGCCTGTTTACGAGGACGAGCAAAT
This region of Thermosinus carboxydivorans Nor1 genomic DNA includes:
- the mtaB gene encoding tRNA (N(6)-L-threonylcarbamoyladenosine(37)-C(2))-methylthiotransferase MtaB, whose translation is MPRAAFTTLGCKVNQFETEVIEGLFKQRGYTIVSFDEPADVYVINTCSVTHLGEKKSRQLIRRAARVNPEAVIVATGCYAQVSPDKVAAIPGVDVIVGTQDRGRIVDLVEEARRTRGQVNAVTDIMEAEQFEDIPIFDAPGRTRAFLKIQEGCTNFCTYCIIPYARGPLRSRSLDSVKREAEKLIATGFKEIVLTGIHLGAYGRDMGDGLELADAVETVLSVAGLVRLRLSSLESVEVSDRLVALMRRDAKLCPHLHLPLQAGDDHVLSQMNRHYTTEEYSRLVGDIRRRVPDLAVTTDVIVGFPGETPTMFANSLAFVERMAFAKVHIFPYSRRSGTPAATYPNQVPEEEKKRRVREMQRVAEKGAAAFLAAFVGREMEVLFETANDGVLDGLTGNYIRVYTRGGVDLVGTLGVVRLEKPYKDGLWGTLLA